AAGTCTGCCTCCATCTGCCGGAGCTCTTCGACGCGAGCTTCCATCTCCATTTCCCGCCGGTTCAGTTCCTGGCTTTGATAGGTCAGGGATTGCTTCCATTGCTCTATCTCTTCCTCTTGAGCCTTAAATTTCTCCTGACCCCGCGAGAAGTTCTGCAGGATGCTGACTAACTGTCGCCCTGCTTCCTGAACTCTTTGCACCTGCTTATTAGCCGTCAAATCCGCCAAGACCAGAGCACCCGCATTAAAGTTAGCAGCTTCCTCAGACGGAACTACTTCTTCCCCGGGCACAGAAGCCCAGTTTTGTTCCGACTTCTGACAAGCCAACAGCTTCAGCTTGGTCTTGCCCTTGCCCACAAATGCAGTCTCTTTTTGTACTTCCGCCAGATACAGCACGCCGATAGTCCCCTTCTGTCTCTATGCCCAATCTCTAACGCAGATCTCTATCTTTAACGGTCCAGCTTGCTATACAAAATCTAGTCTAGGCAAATAATTCTGGCTGGACAATACTACTGTAGCCTCTGTCGCCTCAACTCTCTGTTAAATCTCTGGTAAGTCTCAAGCTCTGTAGTTTTAAGTGTAGTGGTTTAAAAACAACCTGGCCTCGATCCAGCCAACTTTAACTGAAATTCACTCTGCTGATATTAACAATCTACCCTTGATTCTGTAAGCCCTGAGTGCAATATGCGCTGACGGCAATACCATTCGAACGGTTTCGATGATTGCCTTCGATGGATGATTGTCTTCGATGGATGATTGTCTTCGATAATTGACTGTGATACCCTACGTTGACTTGCTTGTGGACTGGCCTTAATTAATTGATTACGGACTAAATCCGATTGCGGACCAAATCTGATTGCGGACTAAATCCGATTGCGGACTAAATCCTAATAAAGTTTCAGCCTTCACTGACCTGCCCTTTTCAAGCTTGCCCTTTCCAACTCTTTCCAAATTGTATACGGAGTTAAAACTTCAGGCGGTGATCCGAACGCTGAAGCTCCAGGAAAATCATTAGGGCAGGTTCTGTAGAGGAGTTGATTCAGAGTCACTCAGGGCTAATCTAAAAAGTATAGATTAGAATAGTTCAGACTGCACAGGTTTGACTATAATTTGGCATTCCTTCTGGGACCAGGTCCTGCACTTATACTCCATGGTTGTTTCAGACATGGTTGTTTCAGAAAATGGTTGTCTCACAAAACTGATCCCGGAGAATGACTATGAAGCTGGAGGGCTGGGTCGCCCTTGCTAAACCCGTCTAAGATAACTCTGTTCGAGTCAAGGATGGCGAACAACCTTGCACGAAAATATCTCACTCAGGGAATGATGAGTGAAAGCCATAGATGAAAGTTGCTTGAGGCAAGCTCAGGAAAGATCTCTAGAAGTAAGGAGAAAGTTAAGGATAACGATTCAAGATTTATGAAACTAAAGATCTCTGAAGCGTAATCCAGGCTTCGCTAAAAGATGAGGCTACTGATGGATGACACTACTTTAACCGCATGCAAGGGAAATTAAGCGAGATTGATATTCGCAGTATCCTGCAACTCATTGAGTTGGGGCAGAGAACAGGGGAGCTATTTGTTGAATCCTATGGCTCACAGGTTAGTAGTGTGGGAGTGGGCTCGAAGGAGGGGCGGAGCTTAGCCAGGGTATCTCGAGACCAATCCTGGTTTGTTTTTTTCTCTAATGGTCAAATTATTTATGCTGCAGAAGCGACAGGTCACCTCTCTCGTCTGAAGGATCATCTGCGTCGCTATAAGCTAGACTCGGCACTGGATGAGATTAGGGCCTCCACGATCGCAGCCACGAATGCACCAGAGTACGGCTACCTGTGGGCCCTTCTAGAAAACCACCTGTTGACGCCAGCTCAGGGACGTACCATTGTCCAGAGTATGGTTCATGAAACTCTGTTTGACCTGCTGACTCTCCACCAGGGCTCCTTTATTTTTGAAATTGGATCGGCACTCGCGCCTCAATTGATGACCCTTGAGATTGCTCCACTGGTGACCCAGGTGATTAAAGAAGTGCAGGAGTGGAAGAAGTTTTATCCCCAGATTCAGTCTCCTGATCAGTGCCCGGTCATCTCTGAGGCAGAACAACTGCGAGATCAACTGCCTGAGAATGTCTTTCTAAACCTCGATCGGTGGATTGACGGGGCTAAATCCATTCGCCAGATTGCCCGCTACCTGAACCGCGATATTTTAATGGTCGCCAGAGCGATTCATCCCTACGTCCAGCAAGGCTTGGTGCAACTCCACTACCCAGGCACAGGGGGGGCTGTGGTAGACGCGACGGGCAAAGAACTGGTGGGGTCTGGCTTGAGCTTTGATCAATGGCAGTCATCCAGGGTGCCTCGAATTGTCTGCATTGATGATGGTGTTGCGATTTGTGAAGCAGTTGAGTCAATTCTCAACCTTCATGGGTACGAGGCGGTAGGGATTGCCGATCCGCTGAAGGCGCTCAGTCTGGTTTTTCAACTCAAACCGGATGTGATTCTCTGTGATATCGCCATGCCAGAACTGGATGGCTACGAAATTTGTGGGATGTTGCGCCGGTCAACTGCGTTTCGACAAATCCCGATCGTCATGCTGACGGGTAAGGATGGATTTATCGATCGGGTGAAAGCCAGGATGGTCGGTGCCACAGACTACTTAACTAAACCCTTTGGGGAGAGCGAACTCCTGATGTTAGTTGAAAAATATGCAGGTTTAGTTGACATTGCCTCTATGAAACCTGCAAATCTATTAGTTGAAACGCCAGAAGATGAGTTAAATATTGATATGACTAAATCAACAGCTTCAACTCCATCAACCTAATCGGTTGCTGATACTTAATAATAGGAGCTAATTGGAAGTCCTTAGGGTTAAGTAATGGTCAGTGGTTTATTCTCCACGGGGGTCCATGAGTTGTTGCATCTAGCAGGTAGGAGTGTATGAGTAAGGTCCTGGTCGTAGAAGACAGCGTTACCCAGCGGGAGATGATTTCCGGTCTCCTGAAGGGGAGCGGTCTGACGGTTGATGTTGCCAGTGACGGTGTGGAAGCACTGGAGCATATTGAGACGAACCGTCCCGACCTGGTAGTTCTGGATATTGTGATGCCTCGGATGAATGGTTACGAAGTATGTCGGCGGATTAAGGCAGATCCTAAGACCCAGAATGTTCCAGTTGTGATGTGTTCCTCGAAGGGTGAAGAGTTTGACCGGTATTGGGGGATGAAGCAGGGGGCAGACGCCTACATTGCCAAACCGTTTCAACCCAATGAACTGGTCGGAACTGTTAAACAATTATTGCGGGGGTAGGAATGAATGGTAGGTAGTCCGGACTTTCTCACAGGTAAAGGCCAGGATCAGGCACCAGAATTTCAGGAGCTGGAAAGTCCCGAAGGTGAGTTGCACCTGAGGTTTTATGTGGCTTCAGGGAATGAATTTGCCCTGCCAGCAACTGGGATTAAGGAGGTTCTGTCTCCCTCTCCCGATCGGATCACGCCCATTCCAAACGTCTCACCCCTGTTGTTGGGGACATTGAACGTACGAGGTCAGGTGATCTGGGTGGCTGATCTGGGCCAGTTTCTGGGGGATTCTAACCCTTTAAACACCGATCGACCCGAGATTCCGGTGATTGCGGTCGAGGATCAGGACATGATGCTGGGATTGGCCGTGGATCGAATCGTCGGCATGGCCTGGTTGGATATCGATGAGGTGGATGCCCCCTCGAATGTTCCTGATAGCATGGCACCATTTTTGCGAGGAGAATGGGTGATTGAAGATAAAAGTGACAAGTATCTCCGACTACTTGACCAAATTGCAATTTTGAGATCGGCCCGATGGGCAGCGTAAATATAAGGCATAAAATTACCCCAAATTAAAAAAGCTGAGGTAAAACCTTTTTGGAAAGCACACTTTAAAAAACAACTGTATTAATTTGCTGCAGACAGGATAGATTGGGAGCAATTCTTTAGAGCCAGTGGTTCCGGTTGGAGAGCTTCAGGCCGATAGATAGATTAAATCAATTTTAAGATTCAGAGAAACTTTAGCGAAGACACGCGCGACGGCAGGAGAAGGCAAATGGCATCCAGTACTGAGTACGCACAAGAGTATCAACAAGCTTTGAAAGCATACTCACAGGGAAATTACGAACAGGCGGCTGAAGTGATTGATCGCCTGTCAGATAGTTTTCCTGATGATCCCAATGTTTGTTTGCTGCGCGGGCATATCTATTGCTATGGGTTACAGCAATATGCGATCGCGCGGGATCAGTATCAACGGGTGCTGACTTTAACAACAGACACTCAGTTTGTTGAGTATGCCAATAATGGTCTGAGTGATATCAGTCAGTTTAGCCCATCCCTGGGAGACGCACCATCCAATTCTACGGAAGATTTTAATCGGGACTATCTGGACCCGATCGGCTCGGATTTGGCCAGTGGACCGGTGAGTCGGGGATATCCTCCGGCTGAGGACAATCCTTTTGATTTGGATAACACGGGTCTGGATGGGGAGGATAGCTTTTCCTCCTATAACTCGACGGGCAGTTTCGCCACCACGGGACAGGGGCTGGATGAGACTTTTGACTCCAGTACTTTTAATGAAGGGGGAGACCCCTTTGCTGCTGATGATCCGTTTGCCTTGGAGGATTACTCCGGTAGCGCTCCAAGTACCAGTTTCACGGGTGGCAATACGGGTGGTTTTTCGAGTCAAGACTTTGCGGTTCCGACCCATTTTGATGATGGATTTCCCCCCCTGGATGCGGGGGAATCAGACCTTCAGTCCTTCGCAACGGACCCGGATAACCTCTTCAGTGATAGTTTCTTCGACGACTCCAATGGTCCCATGACCGGTCCAGGGGCTTCCAGCGCTGGCCCTCCGACCGGGCCATCTGCTACAGGGCGGTATTCTGCACCAAAAACGGGATTCAATAATTTCAATCAACGGGTCACCGAAGAGGAGACCCTGTTTATGAATGCAGACCCGGAGGAGTCCCCTCCCACGCCGATCGGCGATCTGGATTACCCATCCAGTAATCAGCCTACGGGGTCCAACCCCTATTCTCAGGATGACCAA
This genomic stretch from Leptolyngbya sp. 'hensonii' harbors:
- a CDS encoding response regulator, which encodes MSKVLVVEDSVTQREMISGLLKGSGLTVDVASDGVEALEHIETNRPDLVVLDIVMPRMNGYEVCRRIKADPKTQNVPVVMCSSKGEEFDRYWGMKQGADAYIAKPFQPNELVGTVKQLLRG
- a CDS encoding chemotaxis protein CheW — its product is MVGSPDFLTGKGQDQAPEFQELESPEGELHLRFYVASGNEFALPATGIKEVLSPSPDRITPIPNVSPLLLGTLNVRGQVIWVADLGQFLGDSNPLNTDRPEIPVIAVEDQDMMLGLAVDRIVGMAWLDIDEVDAPSNVPDSMAPFLRGEWVIEDKSDKYLRLLDQIAILRSARWAA
- a CDS encoding response regulator, whose product is MQGKLSEIDIRSILQLIELGQRTGELFVESYGSQVSSVGVGSKEGRSLARVSRDQSWFVFFSNGQIIYAAEATGHLSRLKDHLRRYKLDSALDEIRASTIAATNAPEYGYLWALLENHLLTPAQGRTIVQSMVHETLFDLLTLHQGSFIFEIGSALAPQLMTLEIAPLVTQVIKEVQEWKKFYPQIQSPDQCPVISEAEQLRDQLPENVFLNLDRWIDGAKSIRQIARYLNRDILMVARAIHPYVQQGLVQLHYPGTGGAVVDATGKELVGSGLSFDQWQSSRVPRIVCIDDGVAICEAVESILNLHGYEAVGIADPLKALSLVFQLKPDVILCDIAMPELDGYEICGMLRRSTAFRQIPIVMLTGKDGFIDRVKARMVGATDYLTKPFGESELLMLVEKYAGLVDIASMKPANLLVETPEDELNIDMTKSTASTPST